In Mangifera indica cultivar Alphonso chromosome 14, CATAS_Mindica_2.1, whole genome shotgun sequence, the DNA window ttgatatcttGGATGCTACATTGATTTTCTGAATGTGTGCGTTGTATtgagatatatttttatggGTGTTGAAGTCTATTCtatgtaaaatttttgtatGACAGTGGAATTGGACAAGGAAGTTGCAGTGGAAGACAGCTCCTTTATAGAAAAATCTTGTGAACTCGAAGGTGGTGAAATTCTAGAACCATATGTTGGTATGGAATTTGAATCAGAAGATGATGCCAGGAAATTTTATATAGGGTATGCCAGACGGGTTGGATTTGTAGTGCGTATTATGCAACGTCGTCGTTCCGGGATTGATGGGAGAACACTTGCTCGTAGACTTGGGTGTAACAAGCAGGGTTTCTCTCCTAACCATAAGGGTGCATTTGGACCTGAAAAGAAGCCAAGATCAAGTTCACGAGAAGGTTGCAAAGCAACAATATTGGTTAAGATGGAAAAGTCTGGAAAATGGGTTGTTACAAGATTTGTAAAGGATCATAATCATCCTCTGGTTGTCACTGCCCATGGATATACTACAGTGGTaagtttctatattttttcgCTCCTATCTTCAAAGTTGGAGCATCTTTGAATCTTATTAAGTTATCATAGttcaaattttaagatattgaGTTTCATAAATAGTTGTATTCCATCCACATGTTATCCATATTTAAATGTATGGTTCATTGGTGAAACTGACTCAATTTATAATCTACTGACCCCCTTCGAAAATACTTTGCCTAATATTTGGTGAATGTGACGGTGGTTTCACCTGTCATTTATTCGCACATCTTTAGCATGTTAACAATGCTGGGACTTCTCTTTATGAATTATTTGCACActcaacatataaattgaacCTAAATTAAGTTCTTAGAACAGATTTCAGTTTCTCAACATGTGAGAGATGGCAGTAAATTAAAGAAGGTGAAGGAAATAACGGAAAAGAGTAAGCAACATTTGTGAAGCAAATCATTTAGACATGATTTAGCTTGATGAAATGATGCCAACTGTAGCACAATGGTATCAGTTGGAGACACCAAATCCTGGTAGATTCGCGCATGTCATCATTGGTGAAACTCGTTAGATCGAGAACTTCAAACTTAAAATTGGGAATGTTATCTTTTCTGTAAGCCAAACTATTGATTTTGACTTGCCAGGGATTCAAAATTAGTGTGGGCAGTAtacaacaacatttgtgtatgCATTTAATTGGCCAAATACTTTTGCATATGTTCTGTATTTTGACTCAGTTGTCTCTAAAACATATTGATTGTTCATTTTTACAGGGTGACAAGGACAAGAAAATCGAAGAACTTACTCAGGAATTGGAGCATCAAGACCAATTATGTGCAGCATACCGAGAAAAGTTACtctcttttataaataatgttgAGGAGCAAACAGAAGAGCTGTCCTCAAACATCCAAGTTATTGTCGACAATATCAGGAAAGTTGAATCTGAAGGGCTGAAACTTTCCCACCATAGATAACATTGGCATTCATTGAATCTGTGGTTTTACTCAGGAGAAAGATTTGTGAGTAAGTTACATCAAGTTTATGTGACCTATATTATGTACATAACTTGTTATAATCAGTTTCTTTAACTCCAGATGGTTGATTACTTGTTATTTGATATTGTGTAACCTGTTTAATATTGGTTTATTAGATTAAATGGAAGCTTATGTAAAAGCTAAAGCTTTTTTTTATTGCTTGAAATTTTTTGGAGGCCAACATTTTTCCAGGTAAAAATATCTacatttggttttctttttttggttaattcTTTCAACAGCTAacaaatattttggtttttgatttCTGAAAACTTAGTCAAATTTTTCAGCTAATATATTAATGGTCCGCAGAGAATTTGCTTATGCAAAATAACCTATGTATAGTATATAAAGCAAAATTGTCTGCTACAAAAGAATAATTTGGGTTCTCTTTTGCAT includes these proteins:
- the LOC123195742 gene encoding protein FAR1-RELATED SEQUENCE 5; protein product: MELDKEVAVEDSSFIEKSCELEGGEILEPYVGMEFESEDDARKFYIGYARRVGFVVRIMQRRRSGIDGRTLARRLGCNKQGFSPNHKGAFGPEKKPRSSSREGCKATILVKMEKSGKWVVTRFVKDHNHPLVVTAHGYTTVGDKDKKIEELTQELEHQDQLCAAYREKLLSFINNVEEQTEELSSNIQVIVDNIRKVESEGLKLSHHR